From a single Rosa rugosa chromosome 7, drRosRugo1.1, whole genome shotgun sequence genomic region:
- the LOC133721722 gene encoding DEAD-box ATP-dependent RNA helicase 38, translating to MAETDTAAAATTTPPVDTSSSTDSVTSAPPLPAKPVIKCWADEEDDPPEEPEKTEAPPSTSDQPELEVAALKITENKFLDDPEDSHISAVTAGDTPYTSASTFEDLNLPEAVLKGLYVEMGFKKPSKIQAITLPMILTPPYKDLVAQAHNGSGKTTCFVLGMLGRVDPNVKAPQALCICPTRELAIQNMEVLQKMGKYTGVTSECAVPSDRERNAPSPNFRAPVTAQIVIGTPGTIKRWMSTKKLGVSRVKVLVFDEADHMLAEDGFQDDSLRIKRDTEKVSPNCQVLLFSATFNERVTNFVSRVVKRGNNQLFVKKEELSLEGVKQYKVYCPDELSKIEVIKTKIFDLGEKLGQRIIFVRTKNSARMLYQQLSDDGYAVTAIQGALNTEDRDKIIKEFKDGLTQVLISTDVLARGFDQQQVNCVVNYDLPVKYSPGPRSQPVEPDYEVYLHRIGRAGRFGRKGAVFNLICDDNDELVMSKIEQYFDIKVPEVKNTDEAFEGALKTAGLL from the exons ATGGCCGAGACTGACACTGCCGCCGCCGCCACAACGACGCCACCAGTCgacacttcttcctccaccgaCTCTGTCACCAGTGCACCTCCGCTGCCGGCGAAGCCCGTGATTAAATGCTGGGCCGACGAAGAGGATGATCCGCCGGAGGAGCCGGAGAAAACCGAAGCTCCTCCGTCTACTTCAGACCAGCCGGAGCTCGAAGTCGCCGCATTGAAGATCACTGAGAACAAGTTCCTCGACGATCCTGAAGACTCTCATATCAGCGCT GTTACGGCCGGCGACACGCCGTACACGTCGGCGAGTACTTTCGAGGACCTGAATCTACCGGAGGCGGTGCTCAAGGGTTTGTATGTAGAGATGGGCTTCAAGAAGCCCAGTAAAATCCAGGCGATCACTTTGCCTATGATTTTGACTCCTCCGTACAAAGATCTGGTTGCTCAGGCCCATAATGGTTCCGGGAAGACGACCTGTTTCGTGCTTGGTATGCTCGGCCGTGTTGATCCCAATGTGAAAGCTCCTCAGGCTCTCTGCATTTGTCCCACCAGAGAGTTGGCTATTCAG AATATGGAGGTTCTTCAGAAAATGGGGAAATACACTGGGGTTACTTCGGAGTGTGCCGTCCCTTCAGATAGGGAGAGGAATGCACCTTCGCCTAACTTCCGGGCCCCAGTTACGGCACAAATTGTGATTGGAACTCCTGGTACTATCAAGAGATGGATGTCGACGAAAAAGCTGGGTGTAAGCCGCGTGAAGGTCCTTGTTTTCGATGAGGCTGATCACATGCTGGCTGAG GATGGCTTCCAAGATGATTCCTTAAGGATAAAGAGGGACACAGAAAAAGTTAGCCCTAACTGCCAG GTTCTTCTGTTTTCAGCTACATTTAATGAAAGAGTCACAAATTTTGTCTCAAGGGTTGTGAAACGTGGTAACAATCAACTTTTTGTCAAGAAAGAAGAGCTATCTTTGGAGGGTGTTAAGCAGTACAAGGTGTACTGTCCTGATGAACTGAGCAAGATTGAGGTTATCAAGACCAAAATTTTTGACCTGGGAGAAAAATTAGGACAGAGGATTATATTTGTTCGGACAAAAAATAGCGCAAGAATGTTGTATCAACAACTTTCTGATGATGGTTATGCTGTTACTGCTATTCAAGGTGCCCTCAACACCGAGGATAGAGACAAAATAATCAAAGAGTTTAAAGATGGTTTAACCCAAGTTCTCATATCAACTGATGTACTTGCCAGAGGCTTCGACCAACAGCAG GTTAACTGTGTTGTCAATTATGATCTTCCGGTCAAATATTCACCTGGTCCCCGGTCACAACCTGTAGAACCTGATTATGAGGTGTACCTGCATAGAATTGGCAGGGCAGGGCGTTTTGGTCGCAAGG GAGCTGTGTTTAACTTGATTTGCGATGATAATGACGAGTTGGTCATGTCAAAAATTGAGCagtattttgacatcaaagtACCAGAG GTTAAAAATACTGATGAGGCTTTTGAAGGGGCTCTTAAAACAGCTGGCTTACTGTAA